From a region of the Actinomadura luzonensis genome:
- a CDS encoding DinB family protein: MPSTQPRGRRRDAPPPRTGGSEAETLRGFLDYLRNSIAAKLDGAPEPQVRTAAVPSGTNLLGLVGHLAAVERATFLGDEVTDWQATFHAAPADSVADVLARYREAVALANEVLDRCADLDAPVPRPGPGSAPTVRWALTHLIEETGRHAGHADILRELIDGATGR, encoded by the coding sequence GTGCCCAGCACCCAGCCCCGCGGCCGCCGCCGCGACGCCCCGCCGCCCAGGACCGGAGGCAGCGAGGCCGAGACCCTGCGCGGCTTCCTCGACTACCTCAGGAACTCCATCGCCGCGAAGCTCGACGGCGCGCCGGAACCGCAGGTCAGGACGGCCGCGGTGCCGTCCGGCACGAACCTGCTCGGCCTGGTCGGGCACCTGGCGGCCGTGGAACGCGCGACGTTCCTCGGGGACGAGGTCACCGACTGGCAGGCGACGTTCCACGCCGCGCCGGCCGACAGCGTGGCCGACGTCCTCGCCCGCTACCGCGAGGCGGTCGCCCTCGCGAACGAGGTGCTCGACCGGTGCGCCGATCTCGACGCGCCCGTCCCCCGGCCGGGGCCCGGGAGCGCGCCCACCGTCCGCTGGGCCCTCACCCACCTGATCGAGGAGACCGGCCGGCACGCGGGCCACGCGGACATCCTCCGCGAGCTGATCGACGGCGCCACCGGACGCTGA
- a CDS encoding RNA polymerase sigma factor, with translation MNATDVREAVTRAHRDEWARIVAGLTRRFGDLDIAEEAAAEAFATAVERWPADGVPPNPGAWLTTTANRKAIDRIRRESRRDDKHREAQVVYDAGPPEPAGAIDDDRLRLIFTCCHPALATDARVALTLRLVGGLTVPEIARAFLVAESALGQRITRAKAKIKAARVPYRVPAAEDLPARVSGVLAVLFLVFNEGYLATGPGTDPVRQDLTAEAIRLTRLIRALLPDDGEVAGLLALMLLIEARRPARLSAGGELVPLAEQDRGAWDAELVAEGHRLVRERLAAAAAGTAPGRYQILAAINAVHTSARDIRDTDWSQVVALYDQLVRLDPSPVVALNRAIAVAELDGPEVALAVVDRLAGPLDGYHAYHAARADLLRRLGRGGESRAAYDRAIELAGNTAETAYLARRRDELR, from the coding sequence GTGAACGCGACCGACGTCCGCGAGGCGGTCACCCGGGCCCACCGCGACGAGTGGGCGCGCATCGTCGCCGGCCTGACCAGGCGCTTCGGCGACCTCGACATCGCCGAGGAGGCGGCGGCCGAGGCGTTCGCGACCGCCGTGGAGCGGTGGCCGGCCGACGGCGTGCCGCCCAACCCCGGCGCCTGGCTGACCACCACCGCCAACCGCAAGGCCATCGACCGCATCCGCCGCGAGAGCAGACGCGACGACAAGCACAGGGAGGCTCAGGTGGTGTACGACGCCGGCCCGCCCGAGCCCGCCGGCGCCATCGACGACGACCGGCTCCGGCTCATCTTCACCTGCTGCCACCCGGCGCTGGCGACGGACGCGCGCGTGGCGCTGACGCTGCGCCTGGTCGGCGGCCTGACCGTGCCCGAGATCGCCCGCGCCTTCCTGGTGGCCGAGAGCGCCCTGGGACAGCGGATCACCCGCGCGAAGGCCAAGATCAAGGCGGCCCGGGTGCCGTACCGGGTGCCGGCCGCCGAGGACCTGCCGGCGCGGGTCTCCGGCGTGCTCGCCGTCCTGTTCCTCGTCTTCAACGAGGGCTACCTGGCGACCGGCCCCGGCACCGACCCGGTCCGGCAGGACCTGACCGCCGAGGCGATCCGGCTCACCCGCCTGATCCGCGCCCTCCTGCCGGACGACGGCGAGGTGGCCGGGCTGCTGGCGCTGATGCTGCTCATCGAGGCCCGCCGCCCGGCCCGGCTCTCGGCCGGCGGCGAGCTCGTCCCCCTGGCCGAGCAGGACCGCGGCGCCTGGGACGCGGAGCTGGTCGCCGAGGGGCACCGGCTGGTGCGCGAGCGCCTGGCCGCTGCCGCCGCCGGGACGGCTCCCGGCCGCTACCAGATCCTCGCCGCGATCAACGCGGTGCACACCTCCGCCCGCGACATCCGCGACACCGACTGGTCGCAGGTGGTCGCCCTCTACGACCAGCTCGTCCGCCTCGACCCGTCGCCGGTCGTCGCGCTCAACCGGGCGATCGCGGTCGCCGAGCTCGACGGGCCCGAGGTGGCGCTGGCCGTCGTCGACCGCCTCGCCGGGCCGCTGGACGGCTACCACGCCTACCACGCCGCCCGCGCCGACCTGCTGCGCCGGCTGGGCCGCGGCGGGGAGTCGCGCGCGGCCTACGACCGGGCGATCGAGCTGGCCGGCAACACCGCCGAGACCGCGTACCTGGCCCGCCGCCGCGACGAGCTGCGGTGA
- a CDS encoding SAM-dependent methyltransferase, with protein MDLPRIFTIRESSHRIHNPITAAKFAALGEALRLAPGTRVLDLASGSGEMLCTWARDLGCTGTGVDISTVFTERARARAAELGVAERVEFVHGDASGHVADQPVDLAACVGATWIGGGVAGTAELLSRSLRPGGLMLIGEPYWRRTPPDEETAKACHASGVADFLSLPGLIGRFGDLGYDVVEMMLADQDSWDRYAAAQWLNLRRWLDRNPGDELAPEVRRELTDEPARYARYTREYLGWGVFALMRR; from the coding sequence ATGGACCTTCCCCGCATCTTCACCATCCGCGAGAGCAGCCACCGCATCCACAACCCCATCACCGCGGCCAAGTTCGCCGCCCTGGGCGAAGCGCTCCGCCTCGCCCCCGGGACGCGCGTGCTCGACCTGGCCAGCGGCTCGGGCGAGATGTTGTGCACGTGGGCGCGCGACCTGGGCTGCACGGGCACCGGCGTGGACATCAGCACGGTCTTCACCGAACGGGCCCGGGCTCGCGCGGCCGAGCTCGGCGTCGCCGAACGGGTCGAGTTCGTCCACGGCGACGCCTCCGGCCACGTCGCGGACCAGCCGGTCGACCTGGCCGCGTGCGTCGGCGCCACCTGGATCGGCGGCGGCGTCGCCGGCACGGCCGAGCTGCTCAGCCGCAGCCTCCGCCCCGGCGGCCTGATGCTGATCGGCGAGCCCTACTGGCGGCGGACCCCGCCGGACGAGGAGACCGCCAAGGCCTGCCACGCCTCCGGCGTCGCCGACTTCCTGTCCCTGCCCGGCCTGATCGGGCGGTTCGGCGACCTCGGGTACGACGTCGTGGAGATGATGCTGGCCGACCAGGACAGCTGGGACCGCTACGCCGCGGCCCAGTGGCTCAACCTGCGCCGCTGGCTCGACCGCAACCCCGGCGACGAGCTGGCCCCCGAGGTGCGCAGGGAGCTCACCGACGAGCCCGCCCGGTACGCGCGCTACACGCGCGAGTACCTCGGCTGGGGAGTCTTCGCGCTCATGCGGCGGTAG
- a CDS encoding phytase, whose protein sequence is MRPLPRLSLAALLVTLAAGTAVPASGSTVATVYPDVETPALYDDEAGGNSNGDDPAIWVHPSDSDDSVVVTTAKEGGLNVYDLGGHQLQHIAAPTAPGPDDEPGRFNNVDVTYGFGGRDLAIVSDRGRDTLRIYAISDGHLTDVTDPAAPFVFNTTQEQVNDGETAYGLGAWKDSTGTYALVSRRHKTSIGLVKLLAKPGGKVGYQLVRTLSLPASFTLPNGRTWAPCLEPDEQAQVEGMVVDQNRDVLYAAQEDVGIWRMRADLTGPPVLVDKVKEYGVPGTYDPATEECTPGADPGFGGQHLSADAEGLTIYYREDGKGYLLASSQGDNTFAVYRREGANSYLGQFRVGAGNGLDGVEVSDGSTVLNVPLGDFDEGVFIAHDGVNTPAEGDREITDFKYTEWDDIADALDLDVDTDGWDPRD, encoded by the coding sequence ATGCGTCCCCTGCCCAGGCTCTCCCTGGCAGCCTTGCTGGTCACCCTCGCGGCGGGCACGGCGGTCCCCGCGTCCGGCTCCACCGTCGCGACGGTGTACCCCGACGTCGAGACGCCCGCCCTGTACGACGACGAAGCGGGTGGCAACTCCAACGGCGACGACCCGGCGATCTGGGTGCACCCGTCCGACTCCGACGACAGCGTGGTGGTCACCACGGCCAAGGAGGGCGGGCTGAACGTCTACGACCTCGGCGGGCACCAGCTCCAGCACATCGCGGCGCCCACCGCACCCGGGCCCGACGACGAGCCCGGGCGGTTCAACAACGTCGACGTCACCTACGGCTTCGGCGGGCGCGACCTCGCCATCGTCTCCGACCGCGGCCGGGACACCCTGCGGATCTACGCCATCTCGGACGGCCACCTCACGGACGTCACCGACCCGGCCGCGCCGTTCGTCTTCAACACCACCCAGGAACAGGTCAACGACGGCGAGACGGCGTACGGCCTGGGCGCCTGGAAGGACTCCACCGGCACCTACGCGCTGGTCAGCCGCCGGCACAAGACCTCGATCGGCCTGGTCAAGCTGCTGGCCAAGCCCGGCGGCAAGGTCGGCTACCAGCTCGTCAGGACGCTGAGCCTGCCCGCGTCGTTCACCCTCCCCAACGGCCGGACCTGGGCCCCGTGCCTGGAGCCCGACGAGCAGGCACAGGTCGAGGGCATGGTCGTGGACCAGAACCGGGACGTCCTCTACGCCGCGCAGGAGGACGTCGGCATCTGGCGCATGCGGGCCGACCTCACCGGCCCGCCGGTGCTGGTGGACAAGGTCAAGGAGTACGGCGTCCCCGGCACCTACGACCCCGCGACCGAGGAGTGCACGCCCGGCGCCGACCCGGGCTTCGGCGGCCAGCACCTGAGCGCGGACGCCGAGGGTCTCACGATCTACTACCGCGAGGACGGCAAGGGCTACCTGCTGGCCTCCAGCCAGGGCGACAACACCTTCGCCGTCTACCGCAGGGAGGGCGCCAACTCCTACCTCGGCCAGTTCCGGGTCGGCGCGGGCAACGGCCTCGACGGCGTCGAGGTCAGCGACGGCTCCACCGTGCTCAACGTGCCGCTGGGCGACTTCGACGAGGGCGTCTTCATCGCCCACGACGGCGTCAACACCCCGGCCGAAGGCGACCGGGAGATCACCGACTTCAAGTACACCGAGTGGGACGACATCGCCGACGCGCTCGACCTGGACGTCGACACCGACGGCTGGGACCCGCGCGACTGA
- a CDS encoding ABC transporter substrate-binding protein codes for MRRTAKIISVAALAVAAAACAPSTAGDAPSTATAKALPGPSLDANFDLEALVAAAKNEGGLLVYDSSGDIEEVAKAFTAKYGIAMEGVKSDTPQTAEKMLREHAADNVTIDAAMYEDGGVLVGQLAPQGVTQTWIPADLKDQIPAENQNPLLALSKATVFAYNTKLSPGGCPVKNIWDLTEPEWAGKLVMQDPLGKPTVLSFFTQLDAHGNQALEQAFQTKYGKPLKTEEKSAAYEWIKRLAGNRPVLTGSDEDISSAVGAPNATDKKIGFMSTSKFRNNEDKGYAQSTCEGMAPFAGFSYPKYVAIASKTKHPNAAKLYVHFIMTEEGVKHEIGEGGISGNSTVKPLVTPAGLADWQGQLFHTDPKNLLGDLQNRQTISDFWRVNKS; via the coding sequence ATGAGGCGTACCGCGAAGATCATCTCCGTGGCGGCGTTAGCGGTCGCCGCCGCGGCGTGCGCGCCTTCCACGGCCGGCGACGCCCCGTCGACGGCGACCGCCAAGGCGCTGCCCGGCCCCTCGCTCGACGCGAACTTCGACCTGGAGGCGCTGGTCGCCGCCGCGAAGAACGAGGGCGGCCTGCTGGTCTACGACTCCAGCGGCGACATCGAGGAGGTGGCGAAGGCCTTCACCGCCAAGTACGGCATCGCCATGGAGGGCGTGAAGTCGGACACCCCGCAGACCGCCGAGAAGATGCTCAGGGAGCACGCCGCGGACAACGTCACCATCGACGCCGCCATGTACGAGGACGGCGGCGTGCTGGTCGGCCAGCTGGCGCCGCAGGGGGTGACGCAGACCTGGATCCCCGCGGACCTGAAGGACCAGATCCCCGCCGAGAACCAGAACCCGCTGCTCGCCCTGTCGAAGGCCACCGTCTTCGCCTACAACACCAAGCTGTCGCCCGGCGGCTGCCCGGTCAAGAACATCTGGGACCTGACCGAGCCGGAGTGGGCCGGCAAGCTCGTGATGCAGGACCCGCTGGGCAAGCCGACCGTGCTGTCGTTCTTCACCCAGCTCGACGCGCACGGCAACCAGGCCCTGGAGCAGGCGTTCCAGACGAAGTACGGCAAGCCGCTGAAGACGGAGGAGAAGAGCGCCGCCTACGAGTGGATCAAGCGGCTGGCCGGCAACCGGCCGGTGCTGACGGGCTCCGACGAGGACATCTCCAGCGCGGTCGGCGCGCCGAACGCGACCGACAAGAAGATCGGCTTCATGTCGACCTCGAAGTTCCGCAACAACGAGGACAAGGGCTACGCGCAGTCCACCTGCGAGGGCATGGCGCCCTTCGCCGGCTTCAGCTACCCGAAGTACGTGGCGATCGCCAGCAAGACCAAGCACCCCAACGCGGCGAAGCTGTACGTGCACTTCATCATGACCGAAGAGGGCGTCAAGCACGAGATCGGCGAGGGCGGCATCTCGGGCAACAGCACGGTCAAGCCGCTGGTCACCCCGGCCGGGCTGGCCGACTGGCAGGGCCAGCTCTTCCACACCGACCCGAAGAACCTGCTCGGGGACCTGCAGAACCGCCAGACCATCTCCGACTTCTGGCGCGTCAACAAGAGCTAG
- a CDS encoding Gfo/Idh/MocA family protein, with product MRVGLLGLGRIGMFHAATLSTLVDELVVADVDGGRAEETARRLGARVADPFDADAVVITTPTSAHAEALLRACELKVPAFCEKPAAPTVAETLRVAAAVERSGTPVHIGFQRRFDAGYAAARAALRAGELGELHRVHLLTGDPAPPPAEYVAQSGGIFRDCHIHDFDILRWVTGHEADSVYATGANRGAAFFAASDDVDNSAALITMDDGTLVTLQGSRYNGAGYDVRMELAGTRGTWAAGLGDRTPLRPADGPGPAGRPWPDFQSRFEAAYVAEMDAFLAMARGERESPCTVQDALAALHLAEAADLSRREGRAVRLVEVTK from the coding sequence ATGCGTGTGGGCTTACTGGGCCTCGGCCGGATCGGCATGTTCCATGCCGCGACCCTGTCCACCCTCGTCGACGAGCTCGTCGTCGCCGACGTGGACGGCGGCAGAGCCGAGGAGACGGCGCGGCGGCTGGGCGCCCGGGTCGCCGACCCCTTCGACGCCGACGCGGTGGTGATCACGACACCGACGTCCGCGCACGCCGAGGCGCTGCTGCGGGCCTGCGAGCTGAAGGTGCCGGCGTTCTGCGAGAAGCCCGCCGCCCCGACCGTGGCCGAGACCCTGCGGGTCGCCGCGGCCGTCGAGCGCAGCGGCACCCCCGTGCACATCGGCTTCCAGCGCCGCTTCGACGCCGGCTACGCCGCCGCCCGCGCCGCGCTGCGCGCCGGCGAGCTCGGCGAGCTGCACCGGGTCCACCTGCTGACCGGCGACCCCGCGCCCCCTCCCGCCGAGTACGTCGCCCAGTCCGGCGGCATCTTCCGCGACTGCCACATCCACGACTTCGACATCCTGCGCTGGGTCACCGGCCACGAGGCCGACAGCGTGTACGCCACCGGCGCCAACCGCGGCGCGGCCTTCTTCGCCGCGTCCGACGACGTCGACAACAGCGCCGCGCTCATCACCATGGACGACGGCACCCTCGTCACGCTCCAGGGCTCGCGCTACAACGGCGCCGGTTACGACGTGCGCATGGAGCTCGCGGGCACCCGCGGCACCTGGGCCGCCGGGCTGGGCGACCGGACCCCGCTGCGCCCGGCGGACGGGCCCGGCCCCGCCGGGCGGCCGTGGCCGGACTTCCAGAGCAGGTTCGAGGCCGCCTACGTCGCCGAGATGGACGCCTTCCTCGCGATGGCGCGGGGCGAGCGCGAGAGCCCCTGCACCGTCCAGGACGCCCTGGCCGCGCTCCACCTCGCCGAGGCCGCCGACCTGTCGCGCCGCGAGGGCCGCGCCGTGCGCCTGGTGGAGGTGACCAAGTGA
- a CDS encoding TIM barrel protein, with the protein MRIAAAPISWGVCEVPGWGHQLPAGRVLAEMAELGLTATELGPEGFLPAGQDLLGRYGLRPAGAFVPVVLHDPGHDPLPGLRATWSGFADGTVVVLAAATGQDGYDTRPELDAAGWRTLLGNLDRIAAEAAGTGRVATLHPHVGTMVESREEVERVLGGSSVALCLDTGHLLIGGTDPLDVAERAPGRVAHVHLKDVDAALAARVRAGELTYTQAVRAGIYRRLGLGDVDVKGIVASLTAAGYTGWYVMEQDVILDAEPPAGAGPAGDVRASVAFLRGLA; encoded by the coding sequence GTGAGGATCGCCGCCGCCCCCATCTCCTGGGGGGTCTGCGAGGTCCCCGGCTGGGGCCACCAGCTCCCCGCCGGACGCGTGCTCGCCGAGATGGCCGAACTCGGCCTGACCGCCACCGAGCTGGGCCCCGAGGGCTTCCTGCCGGCCGGGCAGGACCTGCTCGGCCGGTACGGGCTGCGGCCGGCCGGCGCGTTCGTCCCCGTGGTGCTGCACGACCCCGGCCACGACCCGCTGCCGGGGCTGCGGGCCACCTGGTCCGGGTTCGCGGACGGCACGGTCGTGGTGCTGGCCGCCGCCACCGGCCAGGACGGCTACGACACCCGCCCCGAGCTGGACGCGGCCGGCTGGCGCACCCTGCTCGGCAACCTCGACAGGATCGCCGCAGAGGCGGCCGGGACGGGCCGCGTCGCCACCCTCCACCCGCACGTCGGCACCATGGTCGAGAGCCGCGAGGAGGTGGAGCGGGTGCTCGGCGGCAGCTCCGTCGCGCTCTGCCTGGACACCGGCCACCTGCTCATCGGCGGCACCGACCCGCTGGACGTCGCCGAGCGCGCCCCCGGACGCGTCGCGCACGTCCACCTCAAGGACGTCGACGCGGCGCTCGCGGCCCGCGTCCGCGCCGGCGAGCTGACCTACACGCAGGCCGTGCGCGCCGGGATCTACCGCCGGCTCGGCCTCGGCGACGTCGACGTCAAGGGCATCGTCGCGAGCCTGACGGCCGCCGGGTACACCGGCTGGTACGTCATGGAGCAGGACGTGATCCTCGACGCCGAGCCGCCGGCGGGGGCGGGCCCGGCCGGCGACGTCCGCGCGAGCGTGGCGTTCCTGCGGGGCCTGGCGTGA
- the iolC gene encoding 5-dehydro-2-deoxygluconokinase — translation MGRVGVDVYPLQTGVPLRQVETFGKYLGGSATNVAVAAARLGRASAVITRTGDDPFGGFVHDALRAYGVDDSLVTAVPGRPTPVTFCEIRPPEDFPLYFYRDRAPDLQIAPGELDLTAVARAGLFWATVTGLSAEPSLSAHLAAWRARGRRPHTVLDLDYRPMFWPGPALARERVRAALGHVTVAVGNLDEAEVATGTRDPVAAGAALLAAGVELAVVKQGSAGVLGMTATETVRVPPVPVEVVNGLGAGDAFGGALCHGLLAGWPLERTLRFANAAGAIVAGRLACAPAMPTPDEIEAALPARSEGGLTHA, via the coding sequence ATGGGCCGGGTCGGCGTGGACGTCTACCCGCTGCAGACCGGCGTGCCGCTGCGGCAGGTCGAGACGTTCGGCAAGTACCTGGGCGGCAGCGCGACGAACGTGGCCGTGGCCGCCGCCCGCCTCGGCCGGGCCAGCGCGGTCATCACCAGGACCGGCGACGACCCGTTCGGCGGGTTCGTGCACGACGCGCTGCGCGCGTACGGTGTGGACGACAGCCTCGTCACCGCGGTGCCGGGCCGGCCGACGCCGGTGACGTTCTGCGAGATCAGGCCCCCCGAGGACTTCCCGCTGTACTTCTACCGCGACCGGGCGCCCGACCTGCAGATCGCGCCCGGCGAGCTGGACCTGACCGCCGTCGCGCGGGCCGGGCTGTTCTGGGCCACCGTGACCGGGCTGTCGGCCGAGCCGTCGCTCAGCGCGCACCTGGCCGCGTGGCGGGCCCGGGGGCGCCGGCCGCACACCGTGCTCGACCTGGACTACCGCCCCATGTTCTGGCCCGGCCCGGCGCTCGCCCGCGAGCGGGTGCGGGCCGCGCTCGGGCACGTCACCGTCGCGGTCGGCAACCTCGACGAGGCCGAGGTCGCCACCGGGACCCGCGACCCGGTCGCGGCGGGCGCCGCCCTGCTCGCGGCCGGCGTCGAGCTGGCGGTCGTCAAGCAGGGCTCGGCGGGCGTGCTGGGCATGACCGCGACGGAGACCGTACGCGTGCCGCCCGTGCCCGTCGAGGTCGTCAACGGCCTCGGCGCGGGCGACGCCTTCGGCGGCGCGCTCTGCCACGGCCTGCTGGCCGGCTGGCCGCTGGAGCGCACGCTGCGCTTCGCCAACGCGGCGGGCGCGATCGTCGCCGGACGGCTGGCCTGCGCGCCCGCGATGCCCACGCCGGACGAGATCGAGGCCGCCCTGCCCGCCCGTTCAGAAGGAGGCCTCACCCATGCGTGA
- a CDS encoding Cgl0159 family (beta/alpha)8-fold protein: MREQDYRRLLDERAWQPERIAEAAAARRRRPLRNGREHLLIIAADHPARGSLGVAGHPMAMRSRVDLLDRLTTALARPGVDGLLATPDIVEDLLLLGALDDKLVIGSMNRGGVHGAVFEFDDRFTAYDADSIAAMGLDGGKMLCRIAPEDAATAATLAGCGAAVTELARRGLMAMVEPFWSGRHEGAVRHDLSPEAVIRSISVGQALGVTSARTWLKLPVVPDMERVMEATTLPVLLLGGDSGQDPDAMFGSWGDALRLPGVRGLVAGRTLLYPPDGDVEGAVDTALGLLEGTHLPVPAGGAA; this comes from the coding sequence ATGCGTGAGCAGGACTACCGCAGGCTGCTCGACGAGCGGGCCTGGCAGCCGGAACGCATCGCCGAGGCGGCCGCTGCCCGCAGGCGCCGGCCGCTCAGGAACGGCAGGGAGCACCTGCTCATCATCGCCGCCGACCACCCGGCGCGCGGCTCGCTCGGGGTGGCCGGCCACCCCATGGCCATGCGCAGCCGCGTGGACCTGCTGGACCGGCTGACGACCGCCCTGGCCAGGCCGGGCGTGGACGGCCTGCTCGCCACCCCCGACATCGTCGAGGACCTGCTGCTGCTCGGCGCGCTCGACGACAAGCTCGTCATCGGCTCGATGAACCGCGGCGGCGTGCACGGCGCGGTGTTCGAGTTCGACGACCGGTTCACGGCCTACGACGCCGACTCGATCGCGGCGATGGGGCTCGACGGCGGCAAGATGTTGTGCCGGATCGCGCCCGAGGACGCCGCCACCGCCGCCACCCTGGCCGGCTGCGGCGCGGCCGTCACCGAGCTGGCCAGGCGCGGCCTGATGGCGATGGTCGAGCCCTTCTGGTCCGGCCGCCACGAGGGCGCCGTCCGGCACGACCTGTCGCCCGAGGCGGTGATCCGCAGCATCAGCGTCGGCCAGGCGCTCGGCGTGACCTCCGCGCGCACCTGGCTCAAGCTCCCGGTCGTGCCGGACATGGAGCGCGTCATGGAGGCGACGACCCTGCCGGTCCTGCTGCTGGGCGGCGACTCCGGCCAGGACCCCGACGCGATGTTCGGCTCCTGGGGCGACGCGCTGCGCCTGCCCGGCGTGCGCGGCCTGGTCGCCGGCCGGACGCTGCTCTACCCGCCGGACGGCGACGTCGAGGGCGCGGTCGACACCGCGCTCGGCCTGCTGGAGGGCACCCACCTGCCCGTGCCCGCCGGAGGTGCGGCATGA
- the iolD gene encoding 3D-(3,5/4)-trihydroxycyclohexane-1,2-dione acylhydrolase (decyclizing), giving the protein MRLTTAQALVRFLANQWSERDGAEHRLIAGVLGIFGHGNVAGIGQALAEQGAGTGGPLPYYLARNEQAMVHTAVGYARTRGRLSTFACTASIGPGATNLVTGAALATVNRLPVLLLPGDIFATRAAGPVLQELEDPRSYDVSVNDALRPLSRFFDRINRPEQLPSALLAAMRVLTDPAETGAVTLALPQDVQAEAHDWPEELFAKRVWHVPRPVPEPAALARAAELLRSSRRPLIVAGGGVKYSQAWTELARFAENHGVPVGETQAGKGALPYDHPCAVGAIGHTGTRAAAALARDADLVIGVGTRYTDFTTASRTLFGPARFLNVNIAAFDAAKNAGLMLVADARAALSALDETLDETLDETGWRADADWTRRATALATAWQAEIGRACAGTRLTQPVALGIVNELAAGGVVVNAAGSMPGDLHRLWRASDPEQYHVEYGYSCMGYEIAGGLGVKLGAPEREVFVLVGDGSYLMMAQEIATAVQEGVKLVVVLVDNQGFASIGDLSEAVGARRLGTAYRARGAGGELDGPPLPLDLAANAASLGADVLRADTPESLRAALVKAKESARTTVVHVEPAPGAGPAAQAWWDVPVAEVSALPEARAARERYDAAKRDQRPYL; this is encoded by the coding sequence ATGAGGCTGACCACGGCGCAGGCGCTGGTGCGCTTCCTCGCCAACCAGTGGTCGGAACGCGACGGCGCCGAGCACCGCCTGATCGCCGGCGTCCTCGGCATCTTCGGCCACGGCAACGTGGCGGGGATCGGCCAGGCCCTGGCCGAGCAGGGCGCGGGCACCGGCGGCCCGCTCCCCTACTACCTGGCGCGCAACGAGCAGGCCATGGTCCACACCGCCGTCGGCTACGCCCGCACCCGCGGCCGGTTGTCGACGTTCGCCTGCACGGCCTCCATCGGCCCCGGCGCCACGAACCTGGTCACCGGCGCGGCGCTGGCCACCGTCAACCGGCTGCCCGTGCTGCTGCTGCCCGGCGACATCTTCGCCACCAGGGCCGCCGGCCCGGTGCTGCAGGAGCTTGAGGACCCGCGCTCCTACGACGTGTCCGTCAACGACGCGCTGCGCCCGCTGTCGCGCTTCTTCGACCGGATCAACCGGCCCGAGCAGCTGCCGTCCGCCCTGCTGGCGGCGATGCGGGTGCTGACCGACCCGGCTGAGACCGGCGCCGTCACGCTGGCGCTGCCGCAGGACGTGCAGGCCGAGGCGCACGACTGGCCGGAGGAGCTGTTCGCCAAGCGGGTGTGGCACGTGCCGCGGCCCGTTCCCGAGCCCGCCGCGCTGGCCAGGGCCGCCGAGCTGCTGCGGAGCTCACGCCGGCCGCTGATCGTCGCCGGCGGCGGGGTCAAGTACAGCCAGGCGTGGACGGAGCTGGCCAGGTTCGCCGAGAACCACGGCGTCCCGGTGGGCGAGACGCAGGCGGGCAAGGGCGCGCTGCCGTACGACCATCCCTGCGCGGTCGGCGCGATCGGCCACACCGGCACCCGGGCCGCCGCCGCCCTGGCCCGCGACGCCGACCTGGTGATCGGCGTCGGCACCCGCTACACCGACTTCACCACCGCCTCGCGCACCCTGTTCGGGCCGGCCAGGTTCCTCAACGTCAACATCGCCGCCTTCGACGCGGCCAAGAACGCCGGCCTCATGCTCGTCGCCGACGCCCGCGCGGCCCTGTCCGCGCTCGACGAGACGCTCGACGAGACGCTGGACGAGACGGGCTGGCGGGCCGACGCGGACTGGACCCGCCGGGCCACCGCCCTCGCCACCGCCTGGCAGGCCGAGATCGGCCGCGCCTGCGCGGGGACGCGGCTCACGCAGCCCGTCGCGCTCGGCATCGTCAACGAGCTGGCCGCGGGCGGCGTCGTGGTCAACGCGGCCGGTTCGATGCCCGGCGACCTGCACCGGCTCTGGCGGGCGAGCGACCCCGAGCAGTACCACGTGGAGTACGGGTACTCGTGCATGGGCTACGAGATCGCGGGCGGGCTCGGGGTGAAGCTGGGCGCGCCGGAGCGCGAGGTGTTCGTGCTGGTCGGCGACGGCTCGTACCTGATGATGGCGCAGGAGATCGCCACGGCCGTGCAGGAGGGCGTCAAGCTCGTCGTCGTCCTGGTCGACAACCAGGGCTTCGCCTCCATCGGCGACCTCAGCGAGGCCGTGGGGGCGCGCCGGCTCGGCACCGCCTACCGGGCGCGCGGCGCGGGCGGCGAGCTCGACGGGCCGCCCCTCCCCCTCGACCTGGCCGCCAACGCCGCCAGCCTGGGCGCCGACGTGCTGCGCGCCGACACCCCCGAGTCCCTGCGGGCGGCCCTGGTCAAGGCCAAGGAGTCCGCCAGGACCACCGTCGTGCACGTCGAGCCCGCCCCGGGCGCCGGCCCGGCCGCCCAGGCGTGGTGGGACGTGCCGGTCGCCGAGGTGTCCGCGCTGCCCGAGGCCCGGGCCGCGCGCGAACGCTACGACGCGGCCAAGCGCGACCAACGGCCCTACCTCTGA